The proteins below come from a single Ictalurus punctatus breed USDA103 chromosome 29, Coco_2.0, whole genome shotgun sequence genomic window:
- the LOC108260881 gene encoding solute carrier family 12 member 6 isoform X4, which translates to MEWYQMYMAPSAAIFYSQQPEGEAAAMLNNMRVYGSIFLLLMSLLVFVGVKYVNKLASLFLACVILSILSIYTGALVSAFSPPSFPVCMLGNRSISRHELHDDLCAKTVLTDSNINVNISENFNGTEAPPFTPSKVEKTTNLWLRFCNSSKLNAACDEYFMNNNVTKIEGIPGLASGVIAENLWSSYHSKGDLLEQGSNPTPSSASTYPSHHLPYIFVDITTSFTLLVGIFFPSVTGIMAGSNRSGDLKDAQRSIPIGTILAILTTSLVYLSSVVLFGACVKGVLLRDKFGDSVKGNLVVGTLAWPSPWVIVIGSFFSTCGAGLQSLTGAPRLLQAIAKDNIIPFLRVFGHGKANGEPTWALLLTAFIAELGILIASLDLVAPILSMFFLMCYLFVNLACALQTLLRTPNWRPRFSYYHWTLSFLGMVICLALMFISSWYYAIVAMVIASMIYKYIEYNGAEKEWGDGIRGLSLSAARFALLRLEEGPPHTKNWRPQLLVLLKLDEDAHVKSPRLLTFASQLKAGKGLTIVGTVITGNFLYAYGESLAAEQTLKHLMEKERVKGFVQCIVAQKLREGISHMIQSSGLGGMRPNAVVMGWPHAWRQNEDPQSWKTFINTVRLTTAAHLALMVPKNISLFPTNSEPNTDGYIDVWWIVHDGGMLMLLPFLLRQHKVWRKCGMRIFTVAQMEDNSIQMKKDLATFLYHLRIEAEVEVVEMHDSDISAYTYERTLMMEQRSQMLRQMRLSKSDRDREVLSCGEETVNCSPIHSAERSNNYEDRGSESEGETEKNRAQLVKDRNSMLRLTSIGSDDDDDTDGGTEKFSGAAENRRVHMTWTKDKALELRAQAHIPSGCSTPEGFRDMLSIRPDHSNVRRMHTAVKLNEVIVNKSHDARLVLLNMPGPPKNPEGDENYMEFLEVLTEGLERVLLVRGGGSEVITIYS; encoded by the exons ATGTACATGGCTCCATCAGCTGCCATCTTTTACTCCCAGCAGCCCGAGGGTGAAGCGGCGGCCATGTTGAACAACATGCGCGTCTACGGCTCTATTTTCTTGCTGCTGATGTCGCTTCTGGTCTTTGTAGGAGTCAAATACGTAAACAAGTTGGCGTCGTTATTTCTGGCCTGTGTCATCCTTTCTATCCTCTCCATCTATACCGGCGCTCTGGTCTCCGCCTTCAGTCCACCTTCCTTCCC AGTGTGCATGCTGGGCAACCGGAGCATCTCTCGACACGAGCTCCACGACGATCTGTGTGCGAAAACGGTTCTGACAGATTCCAACATCAACGTCAACATTAGTGAAAACTTCAACGGCACAGAAGCCCCTCCTTTTACTCCATCAAAGGTGGAGAAGACAACAAATCTGTGGTTGCGTTTTTGTAATTCGTCGAAGCTGAACGCAGCGTGCGACGAGTATTTCATGAACAACAACGTCACAAAGATCGAGGGAATACCAGGCCTCGCTAGCGGTGTTATTGCAG AGAACCTTTGGAGTTCATACCACAGCAAAGGAGATCTTCTGGAGCAAGGTTCAAACCCCACGCCCAGCTCGGCCTCCACATACCCCAGCCACCACCTTCCGTACATCTTTGTCGACATCACCACATCCTTTACACTGCTGGTGGGAATCTTCTTCCCGTCTGTGACAG GTATCATGGCAGGCTCAAATCGCTCCGGGGATCTGAAGGACGCCCAGCGCTCTATTCCCATCGGAACGATTCTAGCCATCCTCACCACCTCTCTTGTCT ATCTGAGCAGCGTGGTGCTGTTTGGGGCGTGTGTGAAGGGAGTGCTTCTCCGAGACAA GTTTGGTGACTCAGTGAAAGGCAACTTGGTTGTGGGTACACTGGCGTGGCCGTCCCCCTGGGTCATCGTGATCGGATCTTTTTTCTCGACGTGCGGCGCAGGCCTTCAGTCACTGACCGGCGCCCCGAGATTGCTGCAGGCCATCGCTAAAGATAACATCATCCCCTTCCTTAGA GTGTTTGGTCACGGTAAAGCTAATGGAGAGCCTACATGGGCTCTGCTGCTAACTGCCTTCATCGCTGAGCTGGGCATCCTCATTGCTTCGCTGGACTTGGTCGCCCCTATTCTTTCCAT gttTTTCCTGATGTGTTATCTGTTTGTGAATCTAGCTTGCGCTCTTCAGACTTTGCTGAGGACCCCCAACTGGAGACCTCGTTTCTCCTATTATCACTg gacGCTCTCGTTTTTGGGGATGGTCATTTGCCTGGCGCTAATGTTCATTTCATCGTGGTACTACGCAATCGTCGCCATGGTGATCGCCAGCATGATTTATAAGTACATCGAGTATAACGG ggcaGAGAAAGAGTGGGGAGATGGAATTAGAGGTCTCTCTCTGAGTGCAGCTCGATTCGCCCTGCTCAGACTAGAGGAGGGGCCACCACACACCAAGAACTGGAG acctCAGCTGCTGGTTTTGCTGAAGCTAGACGAAGACGCTCACGTTAAATCTCCACGCCTGCTGACGTTCGCCTCTCAGCTGAAGGCAGGGAAAGGTTTAACCATCGTGGGCACCGTCATTACCGGAAACTTCCTTTACGCTTACGGCGAGTCGCTTGCCGCTGAACAG acGCTGAAGCACCTGATGGAAAAGGAGCGGGTGAAGGGGTTTGTGCAGTGCATCGTGGCACAAAAGCTACGCGAAGGCATCAGTCACATGATCCAGTCAAGCGGCCTGGGCGGCATGCGACCGAACGCGGTGGTGATGGGTTGGCCACACGCCTGGAGACAGAACGAAGACCCGCAAAGCTGGAAAACCTTCATCA ACACCGTGCGCTTGACGACAGCAGCGCACCTCGCTCTAATGGTGCCCAAgaacatctctctctttcccacgAACAGTGAGCCGAACACAGACGGTTACATCGACGTGTGGTGGATCGTGCACGACGGAGGCATGCTCATGCTGCTGCCCTTCCTACTGCGGCAACACAAG GTTTGGCGTAAATGCGGGATGCGCATCTTCACGGTAGCTCAGATGGAGGATAACTCTATACAGATGAAAAAGGACCTGGCCACCTTCCTTTACCACCTGCGCATAGAGGCTGAAGTCGAGGTGGTAGAgatg catGACAGTGATATCAGTGCTTATACATATGAGAGAACCCTGATGATGGAACAGCGATCTCAAATGCTCCGCCAGATGCGCCTCTCCAAATCGGACCGAGACAGAGAG GTATTATCTTGTGGAGAGGAGACTGTCAACTGCAGCCCCATACATAGTGCAGAGAGAAGCAATAATTATGAAGACAGAGGGAGTGAAAGTGAGGGCGAGACAGAGAAAaataga gcacaGCTGGTAAAGGACAGGAACTCGATGCTGCGCTTGACGAGTATTGGCTCCGATGATGACGACGACACCGATGGCGGGACAGAGAAATTTAGCGGAGCTGCTGAGAACAGGCGTGTCCACATGACCTGGACTAAAGACAAAGCACTGGAACTGCGTGCACAAGCGCACATTCCCTCCGGCTGCAGCACACCCGAGGGCTTCAGAGACATGCTCAGTATCCGGCC GGATCATTCAAATGTCCGGCGCATGCACACAGCAGTCAAACTCAACGAGGTCATCGTAAATAAATCCCATGATGCCCGGCTGGTCCTGCTCAACATGCCAGGACCACCCAAGAACCCAGAGGGAGATGAAAACT ATATGGAGTTTTTGGAGGTTCTGACCGAAGGCCTGGAGCGCGTCCTGTTGGTCAGGGGTGGAGGAAGTGAGGTCATCACCATTTATTCTTGA
- the LOC108260881 gene encoding solute carrier family 12 member 6 isoform X3 has translation MDTRPKVSSLLSRLVNYTNLTQGAREHEEAESIGEKPKSSKSPQMGTFMGVYLPCLQNIFGVILFLRLTWVVGTAGVLQALCIVFICCCCTMLTAISMSAIATNGMVPAGGSYFMISRSLGPEFGGAVGLCFYLGTTFAGSMYILGAIEILLMYMAPSAAIFYSQQPEGEAAAMLNNMRVYGSIFLLLMSLLVFVGVKYVNKLASLFLACVILSILSIYTGALVSAFSPPSFPVCMLGNRSISRHELHDDLCAKTVLTDSNINVNISENFNGTEAPPFTPSKVEKTTNLWLRFCNSSKLNAACDEYFMNNNVTKIEGIPGLASGVIAENLWSSYHSKGDLLEQGSNPTPSSASTYPSHHLPYIFVDITTSFTLLVGIFFPSVTGIMAGSNRSGDLKDAQRSIPIGTILAILTTSLVYLSSVVLFGACVKGVLLRDKFGDSVKGNLVVGTLAWPSPWVIVIGSFFSTCGAGLQSLTGAPRLLQAIAKDNIIPFLRVFGHGKANGEPTWALLLTAFIAELGILIASLDLVAPILSMFFLMCYLFVNLACALQTLLRTPNWRPRFSYYHWTLSFLGMVICLALMFISSWYYAIVAMVIASMIYKYIEYNGAEKEWGDGIRGLSLSAARFALLRLEEGPPHTKNWRPQLLVLLKLDEDAHVKSPRLLTFASQLKAGKGLTIVGTVITGNFLYAYGESLAAEQTLKHLMEKERVKGFVQCIVAQKLREGISHMIQSSGLGGMRPNAVVMGWPHAWRQNEDPQSWKTFINTVRLTTAAHLALMVPKNISLFPTNSEPNTDGYIDVWWIVHDGGMLMLLPFLLRQHKVWRKCGMRIFTVAQMEDNSIQMKKDLATFLYHLRIEAEVEVVEMHDSDISAYTYERTLMMEQRSQMLRQMRLSKSDRDREVLSCGEETVNCSPIHSAERSNNYEDRGSESEGETEKNRAQLVKDRNSMLRLTSIGSDDDDDTDGGTEKFSGAAENRRVHMTWTKDKALELRAQAHIPSGCSTPEGFRDMLSIRPDHSNVRRMHTAVKLNEVIVNKSHDARLVLLNMPGPPKNPEGDENYMEFLEVLTEGLERVLLVRGGGSEVITIYS, from the exons cCGGGGGTTCGTATTTTATGATCTCGCGTTCTTTGGGCCCAGAGTTTGGGGGCGCGGTTGGTTTGTGTTTTTACCTCGGCACCACCTTCGCTGGGTCCATGTACATCCTCGGAGCCATCGAGATCTTGCTG ATGTACATGGCTCCATCAGCTGCCATCTTTTACTCCCAGCAGCCCGAGGGTGAAGCGGCGGCCATGTTGAACAACATGCGCGTCTACGGCTCTATTTTCTTGCTGCTGATGTCGCTTCTGGTCTTTGTAGGAGTCAAATACGTAAACAAGTTGGCGTCGTTATTTCTGGCCTGTGTCATCCTTTCTATCCTCTCCATCTATACCGGCGCTCTGGTCTCCGCCTTCAGTCCACCTTCCTTCCC AGTGTGCATGCTGGGCAACCGGAGCATCTCTCGACACGAGCTCCACGACGATCTGTGTGCGAAAACGGTTCTGACAGATTCCAACATCAACGTCAACATTAGTGAAAACTTCAACGGCACAGAAGCCCCTCCTTTTACTCCATCAAAGGTGGAGAAGACAACAAATCTGTGGTTGCGTTTTTGTAATTCGTCGAAGCTGAACGCAGCGTGCGACGAGTATTTCATGAACAACAACGTCACAAAGATCGAGGGAATACCAGGCCTCGCTAGCGGTGTTATTGCAG AGAACCTTTGGAGTTCATACCACAGCAAAGGAGATCTTCTGGAGCAAGGTTCAAACCCCACGCCCAGCTCGGCCTCCACATACCCCAGCCACCACCTTCCGTACATCTTTGTCGACATCACCACATCCTTTACACTGCTGGTGGGAATCTTCTTCCCGTCTGTGACAG GTATCATGGCAGGCTCAAATCGCTCCGGGGATCTGAAGGACGCCCAGCGCTCTATTCCCATCGGAACGATTCTAGCCATCCTCACCACCTCTCTTGTCT ATCTGAGCAGCGTGGTGCTGTTTGGGGCGTGTGTGAAGGGAGTGCTTCTCCGAGACAA GTTTGGTGACTCAGTGAAAGGCAACTTGGTTGTGGGTACACTGGCGTGGCCGTCCCCCTGGGTCATCGTGATCGGATCTTTTTTCTCGACGTGCGGCGCAGGCCTTCAGTCACTGACCGGCGCCCCGAGATTGCTGCAGGCCATCGCTAAAGATAACATCATCCCCTTCCTTAGA GTGTTTGGTCACGGTAAAGCTAATGGAGAGCCTACATGGGCTCTGCTGCTAACTGCCTTCATCGCTGAGCTGGGCATCCTCATTGCTTCGCTGGACTTGGTCGCCCCTATTCTTTCCAT gttTTTCCTGATGTGTTATCTGTTTGTGAATCTAGCTTGCGCTCTTCAGACTTTGCTGAGGACCCCCAACTGGAGACCTCGTTTCTCCTATTATCACTg gacGCTCTCGTTTTTGGGGATGGTCATTTGCCTGGCGCTAATGTTCATTTCATCGTGGTACTACGCAATCGTCGCCATGGTGATCGCCAGCATGATTTATAAGTACATCGAGTATAACGG ggcaGAGAAAGAGTGGGGAGATGGAATTAGAGGTCTCTCTCTGAGTGCAGCTCGATTCGCCCTGCTCAGACTAGAGGAGGGGCCACCACACACCAAGAACTGGAG acctCAGCTGCTGGTTTTGCTGAAGCTAGACGAAGACGCTCACGTTAAATCTCCACGCCTGCTGACGTTCGCCTCTCAGCTGAAGGCAGGGAAAGGTTTAACCATCGTGGGCACCGTCATTACCGGAAACTTCCTTTACGCTTACGGCGAGTCGCTTGCCGCTGAACAG acGCTGAAGCACCTGATGGAAAAGGAGCGGGTGAAGGGGTTTGTGCAGTGCATCGTGGCACAAAAGCTACGCGAAGGCATCAGTCACATGATCCAGTCAAGCGGCCTGGGCGGCATGCGACCGAACGCGGTGGTGATGGGTTGGCCACACGCCTGGAGACAGAACGAAGACCCGCAAAGCTGGAAAACCTTCATCA ACACCGTGCGCTTGACGACAGCAGCGCACCTCGCTCTAATGGTGCCCAAgaacatctctctctttcccacgAACAGTGAGCCGAACACAGACGGTTACATCGACGTGTGGTGGATCGTGCACGACGGAGGCATGCTCATGCTGCTGCCCTTCCTACTGCGGCAACACAAG GTTTGGCGTAAATGCGGGATGCGCATCTTCACGGTAGCTCAGATGGAGGATAACTCTATACAGATGAAAAAGGACCTGGCCACCTTCCTTTACCACCTGCGCATAGAGGCTGAAGTCGAGGTGGTAGAgatg catGACAGTGATATCAGTGCTTATACATATGAGAGAACCCTGATGATGGAACAGCGATCTCAAATGCTCCGCCAGATGCGCCTCTCCAAATCGGACCGAGACAGAGAG GTATTATCTTGTGGAGAGGAGACTGTCAACTGCAGCCCCATACATAGTGCAGAGAGAAGCAATAATTATGAAGACAGAGGGAGTGAAAGTGAGGGCGAGACAGAGAAAaataga gcacaGCTGGTAAAGGACAGGAACTCGATGCTGCGCTTGACGAGTATTGGCTCCGATGATGACGACGACACCGATGGCGGGACAGAGAAATTTAGCGGAGCTGCTGAGAACAGGCGTGTCCACATGACCTGGACTAAAGACAAAGCACTGGAACTGCGTGCACAAGCGCACATTCCCTCCGGCTGCAGCACACCCGAGGGCTTCAGAGACATGCTCAGTATCCGGCC GGATCATTCAAATGTCCGGCGCATGCACACAGCAGTCAAACTCAACGAGGTCATCGTAAATAAATCCCATGATGCCCGGCTGGTCCTGCTCAACATGCCAGGACCACCCAAGAACCCAGAGGGAGATGAAAACT ATATGGAGTTTTTGGAGGTTCTGACCGAAGGCCTGGAGCGCGTCCTGTTGGTCAGGGGTGGAGGAAGTGAGGTCATCACCATTTATTCTTGA